The following coding sequences are from one Candidatus Hydrogenedentota bacterium window:
- a CDS encoding radical SAM protein → MDVVASSSSRCPAPVVRQVTCKTVLNKCSISDYSLNCYVGCAHGCGYCYARYMQRFHPHEEPWGCFVDVKTNAVEVLERQVRRLPPGAVFMSSACDGWQPLERTWRLTRECCRVLLEHGFRVDALTKSALILRDLDIFAKGNGRVGVTVTTPDERLAALWEPCASTVAERFEVLARAHDAGIETSIMFGPLLPFLSDNEASLDALFEQAARLEVDVIWVDALNPRPKVWESVRATLQRDFPDLEERYRRVLFAPVVRKAYVKALGEWARRAAKKHGVLDRLAGCP, encoded by the coding sequence ATGGACGTTGTTGCGTCATCATCTTCGCGCTGTCCGGCCCCCGTGGTGCGCCAAGTCACCTGCAAGACGGTGCTGAACAAGTGCAGTATCAGCGACTACTCGCTGAACTGTTACGTGGGGTGTGCACACGGGTGCGGGTATTGCTATGCCCGCTACATGCAGCGGTTTCATCCTCATGAGGAGCCCTGGGGCTGTTTCGTTGACGTGAAAACCAACGCGGTCGAGGTGCTCGAGAGACAAGTTCGGCGCCTGCCGCCCGGGGCGGTCTTCATGAGCAGCGCCTGTGACGGATGGCAGCCGCTCGAGCGCACGTGGCGTCTTACCCGCGAATGCTGCCGTGTCCTGCTCGAGCACGGATTCCGCGTTGACGCCCTCACCAAGAGCGCCCTCATCCTGCGGGATCTCGATATCTTCGCCAAAGGCAACGGCCGCGTCGGCGTAACGGTGACCACGCCCGATGAGCGCCTCGCCGCCCTCTGGGAACCTTGCGCCAGCACCGTGGCCGAACGTTTCGAGGTCCTGGCACGCGCTCACGACGCCGGCATCGAGACGAGCATCATGTTTGGCCCGCTGCTGCCGTTTCTTTCGGACAACGAAGCGTCTCTCGACGCGTTGTTCGAACAAGCTGCGCGGCTTGAGGTCGACGTTATCTGGGTAGACGCCCTCAACCCCCGCCCAAAAGTCTGGGAATCGGTGCGGGCAACGTTGCAGCGCGATTTCCCGGACCTCGAGGAGCGCTACCGCCGGGTGCTCTTTGCGCCGGTGGTGCGCAAGGCGTACGTGAAAGCGTTGGGCGAATGGGCGCGGCGCGCTGCCAAGAAACACGGCGTTCTTGACCGCCTCGCGGGATGCCCCTGA
- a CDS encoding sugar-binding protein: protein MVRTTAIVLLLILAAVSAAHAATPETIGIPLKPDPPIAVDGNLGDWEGVPNIHAIDTPEQAVWGANSWTGPADLHGTVRLAWRQEYLFIAAEVVDDTIHQTQRGANIWKGDHIEVYLDAAPDIDPGRETYGPGQYQLAISPGNFQNTGDAFTDCPPEAYCYRPEAQPIEGALVASARVAEGYVLEAAIPWTLFGVAPEAGTFLRIEVTLSDTDGPEARQEAMLALSSEKWGHSRSRLIPALLAGTDGVPPERADRLPLFDEVRLQRGEKKEMTITAPPAPEGKLAVLFLKARLDTERVAGHTPALRLVLNGTPLTGERLVDKPMRVLSRNGAIYSMYAGERMTTYYAPDFEKADRDTYYGLQEGVKACEFQINVTDLLREGENMLLVENAASPNVDRVLVAGEAALAFRTPPPPPKPKAGPPTGPLETCVPLETHETAFDFRETEGARIEIALGGETFVVESRFSCPEPAWKTGSCDYFGHTRQVTRLPEGLEVTDSFTNLTGANLALMHRHETTVAGLEGVWLAGLPQPGLTGKSGSSQNPTTFGASQHAGLGLLPRDDVFRIHVANYAMNGMLGLADNNLVIPPGKEYSAKWLIVPTAAPDYWRFINAARRMMNANFTIDGGFAFLRAGDITRKWTDELTTNFLTFKDPDYVCSGISHLTVNGEPCHGTAFQQVPHDSFREAFARWRGLYPNADYLVYFHCFLDVTEDGPERFADSRTLGTDGKQGDYGNPRLRLFIPAENNSYGPAVAKNVDIILDEIGADGVYWDEHEYSRAMYHFGEPWDGVSGDIDPKTMDIVRLKSSVTLLSEPWRVALARRILSRGPLIGNGAPFTQAMAGLRFPCFVETGSITNCTHNHLYSPIALGDHLTERSELDAYRNMLAALDYGCVYHWYNDVLVIPTHYHLTRYMYPITPLELHEGYIIGNERIITNRSGLFGWGDNSNHEVHVFNDEGREVEGFEAPLITLEDKTCTELRIGEDWSAAIIRK, encoded by the coding sequence ATGGTCCGCACGACCGCCATCGTTCTTTTGCTGATTCTCGCCGCCGTTTCAGCGGCGCACGCCGCAACACCCGAAACCATCGGCATCCCGCTGAAACCTGATCCGCCTATCGCCGTAGACGGCAATCTGGGCGATTGGGAGGGCGTCCCCAACATCCACGCCATCGACACGCCCGAGCAGGCGGTCTGGGGCGCGAACAGTTGGACCGGCCCCGCCGACCTGCATGGGACCGTCCGTCTGGCGTGGCGGCAGGAATACCTGTTTATCGCCGCCGAAGTGGTCGACGACACCATCCACCAGACCCAGCGCGGCGCGAATATCTGGAAAGGCGACCATATCGAGGTCTATCTCGATGCCGCGCCGGACATTGACCCCGGCCGCGAAACCTACGGCCCCGGCCAGTACCAGCTCGCGATCAGCCCGGGGAATTTCCAAAACACCGGCGACGCCTTCACGGACTGTCCGCCGGAAGCCTATTGCTACCGCCCCGAGGCCCAACCCATCGAGGGCGCGCTCGTCGCGTCGGCACGTGTCGCGGAAGGTTACGTCCTTGAAGCAGCCATACCGTGGACCCTGTTCGGCGTCGCCCCCGAAGCAGGAACGTTCCTCCGCATCGAAGTGACCCTGTCCGACACGGACGGTCCCGAGGCGCGCCAGGAAGCCATGCTGGCCCTGTCAAGCGAGAAATGGGGACACAGCCGCTCGCGCCTCATCCCCGCGTTGCTCGCCGGCACGGACGGGGTGCCGCCCGAACGCGCCGACCGGCTGCCTCTGTTCGACGAGGTGCGCCTTCAACGCGGCGAGAAGAAGGAAATGACCATCACCGCTCCCCCGGCCCCCGAGGGCAAGCTGGCTGTCCTCTTCTTGAAGGCCCGCCTCGACACCGAGCGCGTGGCGGGACATACCCCCGCCCTCCGTCTCGTGCTGAACGGCACCCCACTGACGGGCGAGCGGCTGGTGGACAAGCCGATGCGTGTCCTGTCGCGCAACGGAGCCATCTATTCGATGTACGCGGGCGAGCGGATGACCACATATTACGCCCCCGACTTCGAGAAGGCGGACCGCGACACCTATTACGGGCTTCAGGAAGGCGTCAAGGCCTGCGAGTTCCAAATCAACGTAACGGACCTCCTCCGCGAAGGCGAAAACATGCTCCTGGTCGAGAATGCGGCGTCGCCGAACGTCGACCGTGTCCTCGTTGCCGGGGAAGCCGCTCTTGCGTTTCGCACACCGCCTCCCCCGCCCAAACCCAAGGCAGGTCCACCCACCGGCCCCCTCGAAACCTGCGTCCCGCTCGAAACGCACGAAACGGCCTTCGATTTCCGCGAGACCGAGGGCGCGCGAATCGAGATCGCGCTGGGCGGCGAAACGTTTGTTGTGGAAAGCCGCTTCTCGTGCCCCGAACCGGCATGGAAGACCGGTTCCTGCGACTACTTCGGCCATACCCGCCAGGTAACGCGCCTTCCGGAGGGGCTCGAGGTCACGGACAGCTTCACCAACCTCACCGGCGCCAATCTGGCCCTCATGCACCGGCATGAAACCACGGTCGCGGGCCTTGAGGGCGTCTGGCTGGCGGGGTTACCCCAGCCGGGGCTGACGGGCAAGAGCGGATCGTCTCAGAACCCCACCACCTTCGGGGCCAGCCAACACGCCGGCCTCGGGTTGTTGCCGCGCGATGATGTGTTCCGCATCCACGTGGCCAACTACGCCATGAACGGCATGCTCGGGCTGGCCGACAACAACCTCGTTATCCCCCCGGGCAAGGAATACAGCGCGAAATGGCTCATCGTGCCCACGGCCGCGCCCGACTACTGGCGGTTCATCAATGCCGCGCGCCGCATGATGAACGCCAACTTCACCATCGACGGGGGGTTCGCTTTCCTGCGAGCGGGCGACATTACCAGGAAATGGACGGACGAACTGACCACGAACTTCCTCACGTTCAAGGATCCGGATTACGTGTGTTCCGGGATCAGCCACCTGACGGTCAATGGTGAACCGTGCCACGGCACCGCGTTCCAACAGGTGCCGCACGATTCATTCAGGGAAGCATTTGCGCGTTGGCGCGGGCTATACCCGAATGCCGATTACCTCGTCTATTTCCACTGCTTCCTGGACGTCACCGAGGACGGGCCCGAGCGGTTTGCCGACTCCCGCACACTGGGAACCGACGGCAAACAGGGGGACTACGGCAACCCCAGGCTCCGGCTCTTTATCCCCGCCGAGAACAACAGTTACGGCCCCGCCGTCGCGAAAAACGTCGACATCATTCTCGATGAAATCGGCGCCGACGGAGTCTATTGGGACGAACACGAGTACAGCCGCGCCATGTACCATTTCGGTGAGCCATGGGACGGCGTCTCGGGCGACATCGACCCGAAGACCATGGATATCGTGCGGCTGAAATCCTCGGTCACCTTGTTGAGCGAACCGTGGCGCGTGGCTCTGGCCAGACGCATCCTTTCGCGCGGCCCACTGATCGGAAACGGCGCGCCGTTTACCCAGGCCATGGCCGGCCTTCGTTTCCCATGCTTCGTCGAGACCGGCAGCATCACGAACTGCACCCATAACCACCTCTATTCGCCCATAGCCCTCGGCGACCATCTCACCGAGCGCAGCGAACTCGATGCATACCGGAATATGCTCGCGGCCCTCGATTACGGCTGTGTCTATCACTGGTACAACGACGTGCTGGTGATTCCCACGCACTACCATCTCACGCGCTACATGTATCCCATCACCCCGCTGGAACTTCACGAGGGGTATATCATCGGCAACGAGCGCATCATCACCAACCGGAGCGGACTGTTCGGATGGGGCGACAACTCGAACCACGAGGTCCACGTGTTCAACGACGAAGGACGCGAGGTTGAAGGGTTCGAAGCTCCATTGATCACACTCGAAGACAAGACCTGCACCGAACTCCGCATCGGCGAGGACTGGTCTGCCGCGATCATACGGAAATAG
- a CDS encoding alpha/beta hydrolase family protein — protein sequence MLRRLATICVPILAVVLLLPAFAAENSVREHSQRPGRAESPSALRDRLFDLMHMRDLAENGGAIPLDARVLNTEDREAYRLETVELRVTSGRVIQAMLAAPVDAKGPMPAVVAIHGHGGGRMTPFDPGQTMYKLFGSELAKRGFVVISTDVGQHEVYEEGRTLMGERLWDLMRCVDYLRSRTDVDGARIGCAGLSLGGEMAMWLGAMDPRVAATVSAGFLTYMDQMEQNHCMCWKFDGLRDLVDFPDIYAMIAPRPLQCQNGLQEPPTQFTPELARKALLEIVPAYRALGVPGNIELIVHDGGHEIALEPLVRFLEKHLSAEK from the coding sequence ATGCTGCGACGCCTCGCCACGATATGCGTCCCAATCCTGGCCGTTGTCCTGCTGTTGCCAGCGTTTGCGGCGGAAAACAGCGTCCGGGAACACAGTCAGCGTCCGGGAAGGGCTGAATCGCCCAGCGCCCTGAGGGACCGCCTGTTTGACCTCATGCACATGCGCGACCTTGCCGAGAACGGGGGCGCTATTCCGCTGGATGCACGGGTTCTGAACACCGAGGACCGCGAAGCGTATCGGTTGGAGACGGTGGAATTGCGAGTGACGTCCGGCCGTGTCATTCAGGCCATGCTGGCGGCGCCGGTTGACGCCAAAGGGCCGATGCCGGCGGTTGTTGCGATTCATGGCCACGGGGGTGGCCGCATGACGCCTTTCGACCCCGGACAGACCATGTACAAGCTCTTCGGCAGCGAACTGGCCAAACGCGGCTTTGTTGTTATCAGCACCGATGTCGGCCAGCACGAAGTATATGAGGAGGGGCGCACGTTGATGGGCGAACGGTTGTGGGACCTAATGCGGTGCGTGGATTACCTGCGCAGCCGGACCGATGTCGATGGTGCGCGCATTGGCTGCGCGGGCCTCTCGCTGGGCGGCGAGATGGCCATGTGGCTCGGCGCGATGGACCCGCGGGTGGCCGCGACCGTCAGCGCGGGGTTTCTCACCTACATGGACCAGATGGAGCAGAATCACTGCATGTGCTGGAAGTTCGACGGTCTGCGCGACCTGGTCGACTTCCCCGATATCTACGCCATGATTGCCCCGCGGCCCTTGCAGTGCCAGAACGGCCTCCAGGAACCCCCCACCCAGTTCACGCCGGAATTGGCGCGTAAAGCCCTGCTTGAGATCGTGCCCGCCTATCGCGCTCTTGGGGTCCCCGGCAACATCGAGCTCATCGTCCACGATGGCGGCCACGAAATCGCGCTCGAACCGCTGGTGCGTTTCCTCGAGAAACATCTTTCGGCTGAAAAATGA